The stretch of DNA GAACAGGTGGCAAATACCTAAAGAAtagaaggaggggaaaaaagaaacaaaactttaaaaatatTTTGACCCAAGCAACAAATGCAACAATCAGTACAAATTTCTGTTCATGATTAATTCAACGTTTTGGAGTTTTCCTTCTGAAGCAGCACACATGCCAAGAACAAGATGTCTCAaattcaaacaacaaaacatattatAAGACTGGACTATTTCAATAAAAACAGCATAAGAAATCCTCATATTATCAAGACAGAGGATGATCATAAAGTTATATATCGTAAAATCATACAGGTTTTATACTGAGCTGACAAAAATTCTCTATTTCAATCTCGGTGAACtgcaagaccccagcactgaaacaCTTGACCTAAAGGGTGAAAGGCAAACAAGTCATAAAACTGAGCTCCATGCTCAGTGAATTATACAGAATAATAACTGACTAGCTACAACCACTGACATTACTCACATTGCCTTCATTTGGTGACCACTGGACATCTTCCACAGAATCTGTGTGTCCTGCGAAGGATGATTTCTCAGTTGTCCAGCCAGCATTGGTGGGTTGGGAGATATAGATGGCACCAGCACAGTCTCCTGTTGCCAGCCAACCTGGCAAATCAGTCAAATTCAGTTTACTGTCAGTACTGGTGCAaaatcaaacaataaaaaaagactTTCTTCACTGGAACACTGAACATGATATCACAAAAAACtataaaccaaacaacaacagagcaGCTGATGTAAAATTACTGTCTATAAATTCCAAAACGTCAtctactgatgtgtgtgtgtgatgcaccaATGGTGACATCATACTCAGCAAGTTCATAACTCAGATTTAAAGGACAATGTGCATCAAAATCATATAACTTTTAGAATCAAAGGGTTATGTatcatttacatgtgtgtgtaaacgtgtgtgcatgcatttactTTCAGTGTACATGCTGagtgaaaacaaaatgaagttTGTGTGGCTGAATGTCAGTGCATAATTATGTTTGAAAAATATGTACTGCAAGAGTGACATTGAAAATGACAGGAATATGTACCAGAAAGTGAGGAACAGATGTTCAGTTTTGTTCACATCATGACACTTGAATTTCAGAAAATGGTGCCCATTGTTACCTTTAGCAGCTGGAGACCAGTCAATGGCAAAGCCTTCTGTCGTATGATGAGTGACGGTGTGCACAATGCTTTTCATAGTGGAATCGTACTTCCCAGCAGCCTCTGCATCATCAACAATGGCCATCTGCTCAGTGATGTCATAGACGTAGACACAGCCTTTGTCTGACCAGGATCCTGTGTATATTTTGTCATCCACAACAGACACCTGAAACAGATCCACTCAGTTACACTTACAATTACAGCCATTAGAAACAACAAATTGTCCAGGTTTGTCTTCCGAAACCAAAGGCAGAAGACAATGAAGACAACAAAtaatataatgaaaaaaataatataaaaacactatattctttaaaaaacagaaaatgatatAATATTAGTCACAAACTGTTGcatgtgagaggtgtgtgtgtgtgtatttatgaatgtgtgtgtgtgtgtgtgtgtgtgtttgtgtgcatgttttatatGCAGGCAGCCTGTCTCAAACCACTTACTCTCAATCTGTTCACACCACCATTGTGCTGCATAGTGACAAGGTTTAGCTCTGGCTTTTCATCTTCATCCTCACTCTCCCCTTCatcactgtcttcctcttcttcttctttgagtgTTTTGGAGATGCTGTGCAGTTTCATGACATTGATGTAGTTTGGCTGGCCTCTCTCCGTTCCCGACACAATATAACATGTCATGGGAAactcctcccttccatccccaaGTCTGTCTGGTATGGTGTCAAAGCTGAGACATGGGGCACCTGAAAaataaagcacaattaatcagAAACAAtaagtcaacaacaacacacaataacacacagatGTAAGCTTACAAACCGAATCATGTAAGTTAACAAAAATCATGACTGGTTGTGTCAGCAAGTGTTGGCTTATGGTCATGACATCGGTCATGTCACTTCttgtttttcaaacttttttatttattaatttataattttatttatcttattttattttgtaatgTTGTAACAGCAATACTGGATTTGAAGGATTGATTACATCTATATGTCATATTCAATTTTCAATTTCACATGCCGGCACTACAAGGTCTGATCGGCATATTGGGTTTTTTGTATTGTCAAGCATCTGCTCCCAACTATCCTCCTACACTTCCGACTCAccgctttttcttcttcatgttttcaatatttatgtatttttaaaATATAGTATACACAACACCAAATACAATTAAGTATATACATAGACCGTCAGGTGAACCTCTAGTGGAAAATGCTATTGTCACTGACAGCTCTCTAAGCCAGTCAGAGAGCGAATTTCTGTTCGGCCTATCACAAAGTGGGTTTTTGCATTCAAAGCAAAGGCATCATCAAGAATATGGAGCTCATTGAAGGAGCCATTTTTGGGGGCTACAGTGAATTTGATACTGTTTTCAAACCATTTCAAAGCATTAGTCCTAGATCATTTtggaaccctaaccctaaccccccagACTGACTGTAAAATGGGTGAGTGCAGATTAAAATCAATGACCACCACTTTGGCAGCTACCACCTCACATAATCCGACTGCAGTGGAGTTTGGTTGGTCCCCAATCACTTTGACAGCCCATTCCATCAGTAGTATAGCACACCAGTGAGTTACAAGGCAACAGAATGAATCCGAAGATAGATCAGATGGcaattttcttttgtaaaatcGGGTGTAGCAGGAATTTGATGTTACTTcgaaaaaaagtaagaaattcACGATGGAAAAAGACCAAACCAGAAGTATGCATTTTGGTGTTTTCTAGCATACTGATCAATGACTCATTATCAATTGATTGTAAACTTGTTAGAAAAATGTCTAGATTGGCGGAACATGCAATGCACTTCTCTCGACTGTCTGTGGAATAGgcatctctttccttctttcattccgttacacaaccaacatctacttgctgatgactctgtggtggttcatgcatgctgggtattttcgcgtttccagaacccaccgaacactgacatgagttacaggatctttaatgtatgTATCAAGTTCTGGGTACATATACCAACAATGGGGggtcaggcacttgcaggtctgcacatatgttgacctgggagatcggaaaagtctccaccctttacccaccaggcgccgttaccatgattcgaacccaggaccctcagattcaaagtccaatgcATAAACCACTAGGCTATTGTGCCCAGGCTATAGGCTCTGCCACTGACgctagatattagtgtctatggctcAGCCGACCATCAGCGGAACAGAAATAGCATAATATAATATTGTTCTCACAATTTGGATCAGTCAGTTCGCTTTGCCACTTCCTGAAAGTAAAACCCGTAACCTGTCACCTGTTAACACTTTTTAACAGTCAccacttcttctttcccttgactaccgccttcatcattgtgaagattctgtagactataaggggggtttgcgttTTTTTTAGGTTTCATGAGGCagaggttgctgggccaggggatgggggaggtgatcagattcgggatttgaagccttccagggttgggctgagggcaatctcagcaggaaggctgtcaCTTTAATGAGCAAAACACACGAAATTTAAATATACCCAAGAATTAGATACTTAAATATGATATAATTGCACAGAGCCAATGGCGCGATCCATCGTCATTCGCAATGAATGAAAACAACTGCCAAACGTGATTTGTTACCTGCTTGAAGCTGGTGAAGGAAGACGTAGGCAGAGGGATCAGGCTCCAATTCATCCCCATCGTATTCTGTTTTCCCTGGAATAAATACACCTTGGgtctgttctccttcttcttccatgtcCTGGTCAGATTCAGACCCACTGTCGTCTTCTTCAAGCCTGTTATCAAGATCCATTTTCTCTTTGCCAGCCATGTTGATCCCGTGTCTTTGCAGTCCGAGTGACACATGCGACATGTGCTTCCGGTCTCGCAAGGGACGTCACGTCAGAGCGGGATTTAGTCCGCCAATCAGCGGAAGTTGTGATTCCGTCGATACCCGTAAACAACATGGCGGAGCAAGTGAGGAGTGACAGGTCTGTTCAAAGTTATGATTGCTttactttgtctttgtttttgtggaGGAACAATAATGGATAATGGTTATGAATAGCACAAAAACAAATATGCATGATAAATAGGTTGCAACTTCCAGCTACTGTGTGTTAATTAACAGAAGAATTGAAGCATCTAAACTTTCATTGACAAAGTTGGACTTCAAGTTTGGGTAACGAGACTAATTAGTGGCAGACGGCGCCAAAATGTAGACAGGATAAATTGATACTTAAATGAATACTTTGACTTAAATTGCAGAGAGAATAGTGAATTGTTATTATGCAGAACAAATGCATGAAACAAACGCACACATTGTTGACGTACACTTACGATATCAGTGTTGTTAAGTAgatttttatattgttttaaataCTTCGAAGTGTGGCAATGTTCCCGGTGTAAAGCTGGTAAATTATGTACGGGAAAGGAACGAAAATAAAGTGCAGGTCTTACAAATGTTTTGGGCATGTTAGAATTAGTTTGAATCAAATCCCATTCCATCAAATAATTTATGCTAGCTGCCTTGCTTAGTGTCAGCTGCACATTATATCtgtggttcttttttgttgttgttgttgatttttatatTGTAGTATCATTTCCCTATGTGTGatatttcttatcttatctatataATAATGCACCAGCTGCAAAATGTGATATTGCCGGAGTTATTTGCAAGAAAGGGAAGTAAAAGAAATAGCCAGTCATACAGATGTTTACACCAAGTTAAAACTAATAATCAGTTTAATGATTTAATCAATTGTTAAATGTATCGCAACTCTGCTGGATCCCATTTCATCAAACTTCTGATGGTTCTTTTGCTTAGTGTGGATCCTATAtcatttctggttgttgttttccttccttccatccttctgtTGAGTGATCACAGTCAAGACAAGAACTGACTGTTCTATCACTGAATAAAATGTGGTCTGCACAAGATACATTTAGGTCTATATAGgtttcttaaaaaagaaaaaaaaggtatataaaaGGTATATTCTGGTATTTATATCCTGGAGACCACTGACACAAAGGCGttgactgttgtttttgttgttgttttttgggggaaggggggtattgttttttgttgttgttgttgtttgtttattgttctttttttgaaaatattttttcattGCAGTCTTATTTCCCTTTATGTAAATAGTGCAATATATGTATTATCTAAGGTCAGTATGATCTGGTCTTCTTGAGCTGCCTTTCCAGCCTTATAATGTGCTTCTGGAAGAAGTTTTTGCTGTTTATCAGTTGAAATTATGGCAGTTTTAATTTCCATTTgaagtaatttttctttgtaggtAATCCAGTTTCATGCACTGCATATGTaaatgttgttctttctttctttctttcttttatctaggCTTGAGATCAAGAAACTTAGTATAAAATGTGTAAAGATGGTACATAATTATATCCATGGATgggaagtttttttgtttattgttattacaGCAGTCAGTAGttactatatgtgtgtgtttcatgtcaaCAACATTGCTAGAATATGACTGTGATTGTCTTTTCCTTAAAATATTgggattttatttatttcaggTGTATACTATTTCAAGCATAGTCATCTTGTCCATAGATGTCACATTTCCGGTAAATCTGAACAGCTTTCCTCATGATTTGCTTCTTGAggcttgctttttttattttgatattttagTTGTTAATGTTGTAGATCTTTAGTAATTGTGAGACTTAAAATGTATAGCTTCAAGTACACCCaatataggaagaaaaaaaaacatgtgctgTTACTAACACTATTGTTGATACATGTAACTGTTACAATCATCTTGTTATATTAAGAAAGGTCACTTTCATTTTAGATGGCCTAGTATTTTCTTACATGCAATTGTTTAATCTATTTTCCCCTTTCTCGTGTATAttactgtgtgaatgtgtgactgTATGGAAGAGAATGTGCCTATgattgtgactctgtgtgtatgtttgtgccagtctgggtgtttgtgtgtgtattttaggaGTGACAATTAATCATGTCATTCTGGTTCTTCTCAAAGTGTTTTTCCTCTGAGTATCTGTCATAAAAAGATTAACCAATAATTGCTTGTAGAGATGGCCCTAAAAGAACATCATAATCCCTATATAGTGCTGTAACATATACATTTATTGTTAACTGTGTAGTATATGTGTGATTTTATAGCTGAAATACTTCTTGCGGAAATAGTTCTACAAATAACATTATAATTCCATATTTGCTCTAACAGACACATTTGTTCTCAGAAGTATACATAAAGTCTTAAAGCTGAGTTAAGTTTCATTTGAAAAATATATTATGAAAAATGTGCAGCTCATCACCTcatggttcttttttcttttctttttctctctctctctctctttttttttcttttttttttttttttttttttttttgtatagtggtgtgattttttgttttcttcattgcttttgttgttgttttaatattgGGTTACAGAGATTGCAAAGTTTGTTTTCAACTCATTTCCTGTATTCACAGTGCcctcctgcttctctctctctctctctctctctctctctctctctctgtgtgtgtgtgtgtgtgtgtgctgtgtgtgtgtgtgtgtgtgtgtgtgtgtgttgcatctgttTATCTGTATCTGATGCTGTGAGCAGAAAAAGAGTTGTTTTAACAGACTTTTCAGATAAACGTTTCAAAGACCGGTTTCAAGGAATCCCTTTGTGAGTCATAATATTCTGCCAGAAAGTGGCAGTGTACTCAGTACTGCATTCATATGAAAATTAACCAACATCCTCAAACAGACCAGTTTTTGTCACTTTTGCTTCCTCACCTCCCACAAACACTACCAAATTTTGAAAACCATGCAATAAATGCCTTTAGCAAATAGATGAATTTAGTGGAtacattcatttgttgttgttgttgttgtaaagctgAAGCAGCTGCCGTCAGTCTAGCTGTCCCAGAGGGGAAAACTGATTGTTGACTGtagacaaagagaagaaggagcGGCCATTCAGGCTGGTATTAGTGGTGACAAGCTGAGGTGCCAGACGGACAATCAGAGATATTGATTTTGTCCTGGTTTGTACCTGATCCTGTCAAGTGGTCAGGGCGTGTGTGAGCTGGCCACATCCAGTTGTTTGTTTTCAGAAATTGTCTTTCACAGACTTCTGGTTATTGCTGTTCATTGCTGCATCTTGATGTTGTATCATAGAAAGAAATAGCTTGCATGTGttaaatgtatatatgtgtcactGATGATTTTATGTTTACTTGGTTTAATGTTTGGGAAAGTGCAATCCAAAATAgataaagtaaatcttaaaaaaaaaaaaaaagttgataaaagAATTGTTAACATACTTAATATGTTGTATAGGGCTGACAAAATTACAGACTGTTTTTGCATATCCGACAacgcctgtgtgtcagtgtgtttctgttcAGCAGTGTATAGATTGGTCGATATTTTTAGCCTTAGCTGAGCCTGTGGTTATCAGATGAAACAAGATGGATCAGACATTCCCGGAGGGAGTGGTGTCACAGAGTGGGCACTGCCACCAGCAGTGCAAATTACCCTGATCATGTAAAGCACTCTGTGATCACTGAAGAGCTGTTACAAgtgctgtgtcgtgtgtgcgtgtgtgtgtgtgtgtgcgtgtgcgtttcagCTCGAGAGGATAATAGGCACGTTTTGTTCTTGAACAAAGTGTCAGATGGCCTCTGGACTGAGTTATCCATATGCAACAGAATTAGATGGTCTGGCAGCAAAGAAGTAAGTGTCATGACAGTGTCTTCTCTAAGCTGTTTGGTGGGCATGCCTCTGGGAACTCTACAATGGTGTtaagctttttgttgttgatgtatcaGGTGCTGGGACTTGTTTGTGCTTGAAACATGTACTTAACACTTTTCTTCTTTGCCTCT from Babylonia areolata isolate BAREFJ2019XMU chromosome 18, ASM4173473v1, whole genome shotgun sequence encodes:
- the LOC143292442 gene encoding glutamate-rich WD repeat-containing protein 1-like; its protein translation is MAGKEKMDLDNRLEEDDSGSESDQDMEEEGEQTQGVFIPGKTEYDGDELEPDPSAYVFLHQLQAGAPCLSFDTIPDRLGDGREEFPMTCYIVSGTERGQPNYINVMKLHSISKTLKEEEEEDSDEGESEDEDEKPELNLVTMQHNGGVNRLRVSVVDDKIYTGSWSDKGCVYVYDITEQMAIVDDAEAAGKYDSTMKSIVHTVTHHTTEGFAIDWSPAAKGWLATGDCAGAIYISQPTNAGWTTEKSSFAGHTDSVEDVQWSPNEGNVFATCSVDRTLRIWNTQQKPAKANVLTVPEAHSRDINVINWNRIEKHLLASGGDDGIIKIWDLRMFRNKPVSEQASFKLHNKPITSLEWNPLDSSVLAASGEDDQITIWDFSVERDEGAAEEELDIPAQLLFQHCGQTDIKEVHWHAQLPGVLISTAKSDFNIFRTISV